One genomic window of Nicotiana sylvestris chromosome 10, ASM39365v2, whole genome shotgun sequence includes the following:
- the LOC104224500 gene encoding alcohol dehydrogenase-like 7: protein MATTQAELNKTAGKPIRCKAAVARKAGEPLVIEEVIVAPPKAHEVRLKIICTSLCHSDFTFWKLKEPACFPRIFGHEAFGVVESVGEDVEDLKEGDSVVPIFLPDCTECIDCTSKKSNVCSKFQFKGSPYMLRDGTSRFTTADGETLYHFVFVSSFAEYTVVDIANVTKIDPCVPPNRACLFSCGVSTGLGAAFKTANVEPGSTVVIFGLGAIGLAVAEGARICGATRIIGVDINSDKFEIGKQFGVTDFVNSNSFGDKPISQLINEMTNGGADYCFECVGLGTVVQEAYACCRKGWGKTIVLGVDKPGADLTFKSFDVLHSGKTLMGSLFGGLKPKSDIPLLVKRYLDKELQLDKFVTHEVSFQDINKAFDLLAQGKSLRCVIWMDK, encoded by the exons ATGGCTACCACACAAGCTGAGTTAAATAAAACTGCTGGAAAGCCAATTCGTTGCAAAG CCGCAGTGGCAAGAAAAGCAGGAGAACCACTGGTGATAGAGGAAGTGATTGTGGCTCCACCTAAAGCCCATGAAGTTCGTCTAAAAATCATATGTACTTCTCTCTGTCACAGTGACTTTACCTTCTGGAAATTGAAA GAACCTGCATGCTTTCCAAGAATATTCGGCCATGAAGCTTTCGG GGTTGTGGAGAGTGTTGGAGAAGATGTTGAGGATTTAAAAGAAGGAGATTCAGTTGTCCCGATATTTTTGCCCGACTGTACAGAATGCATAGATTGCACATCCAAGAAGAGCAACGTTTGCTCAAAATTCCAATTTAAGGGCTCTCCGTACATGCTTAGAGATGGCACAAGCAGATTCACTACTGCTGACGGAGAAACTTTATACCATTTCGTGTTTGTATCAAGTTTTGCCGAGTACACTGTTGTTGACATTGCTAACGTAACAAAGATTGATCCTTGTGTTCCACCTAACAGGGCTTGCCTCTTCAGTTGTGGAGTATCAACCG GACTAGGTGCTGCTTTTAAAACGGCAAATGTGGAACCAGGATCAACAGTAGTAATATTTGGTTTGGGCGCAATTGGATTAGCT GTCGCAGAGGGAGCAAGGATATGTGGTGCTACAAGAATTATTGGTGTAGATATAAACTCTGACAAGTTCGAAATAG GAAAGCAATTTGGAGTGACCGATTTTGTCAATTCCAACAGCTTTGGGGATAAACCTATTAGCCAG TTGATAAATGAAATGACTAATGGAGGTGCTGACTACTGCTTCGAATGTGTTGGTCTCGGAACAGTTGTGCAGGAAGCATATGCCTGCTGCAGAAAG GGTTGGGGAAAGACAATTGTTTTAGGAGTTGATAAACCGGGAGCAGATTTGACCTTTAAATCTTTCGATGTTCTTCATAGTGGGAAAACTCTCATGGGATCACTATTTGGGGGTCTCAAACCCAAATCTGACATTCCTCTTCTTGTCAAACGATACCTCGACAAG GAATTGCAACTGGACAAGTTTGTGACTCATGAAGTGAGTTTTCAAGACATCAACAAGGCTTTTGATTTACTTGCTCAAGGAAAGAGCCTACGATGTGTTATTTGGATGGATAAGTGA